CAATCATGTTACCAGCCGCATCAATTCGCACGTTCATCCCTGCTTCTGTCATCCATCTTTTCACTAATTCGCGGGCTTGCAAATCTTCTGGGCTGTAAGCAATGCGGCGCACTCCTCCATCGGGTAGTTTCCCGATTTCTGCCAAACGAGAGATGCTGTTGTTTAGCCGTTCTTGATTTACGTAGATAACAGAATTTACCGTCATAGCTAAAACTGGTAATTGATTATAAAATTTTAACGCAGAGTTACGGGCAAGGTATGGAAGCCTTTGGAAATTATGATGCAAATGTTCAATCTGAACATTTTTAGGTAAACGGCATCATCAAGATGTCGGTCATACGAAAATTTTAATTATGCCGTGTCCTTACAGGATATTAGACCCGAAATCACCAAAAAAATGATATTAATTATAGAAAGCGAAAGAAAGGATGAAAGTTAAATGGAATCAAAACTGTTCTTTATTTGCGGTTCGGCGCTGCGGGGTCAACCCGATCACCAAAATTTGCAATCTGCCAAGTTTATCAAGGAAGCAGTTACGTTGCCAAAATACCGGATGCACGCTGTAGAAAAAGATTGGCATCCCGGTGTTTATGAGGTGGAAGAAGGAGGCATTGCTATTGCAGGTGAAGTGTACGAATTGACGGCGGAACAATACGATTATTTACTTTCTACAGAACCACCTAACTTGTATGCAGGAAAGGTAGTTTTGTCTGATGGGGAAGAAGTTACTGCTATGCTGTACCCGCGAGAGTTAGCGGAACAATATCAATGGCCTGATGTTTCTAATTTTGGTGGGTGGGCAGCTTATAAAAAATCAAAACAGTAGTTGCTGAGGTGGGAACTTAATTGTCTTTGCATAAGACATTATTGGTGTAGCTCAATATTATGCCAATGCTCGTGCGATCGCCAATTAAAATCCTCGCCTTCATTCCTCTCCTAATTTCTGTTCAACTCCCTTTGCTCTGCAATTTTTCAGCCTCATCTTTGGCAAGCCAAGTCGAGGCTGAAACAGGACGCGATCGCCAAGCAGAAGCAGATAGATTGCAACAACAAGGTTTTGCACAAGCACAAAAAAACCGCCAATACGAGGCAGCTTTAAACTCTTGGCAAAAAGCGCTCACAATCTATCGAGAAATCAAAAACCGTCTCGGCGAGGCGCAAGCTTTGGGAAATATTGGATATGCTTATTTTCTGCTCGAAGAGCGGGAAAAAGCAATTCAATACCTTCAGCAGAATTTAGCGATCGCACGTCAAATTAAACACCGCCAAGAAGAAGCGGACGCTTTAGGAAATATTGGAACTGTTTACTATTCGCTGGGAGATTATCGCAAAGCAATTGATTACTACAACCAAAGTTTAGCCATCCAAAGGGAAGTGAAAAACCGCCAAGGTGAAGCGATTTGTTTGCAAAATTTGGTGACAGCTTATCGTTATCTCGGTGAATACGATAAAGCGACTGAATACGAACAACAAATTTTGGCGATCGCCAACACTCAAGCAGAGGCGAATTCAACAACGCGCCTCTGGCAACAATTCAAAATAGTAGAAAGATACCCCAACCTTTAGCCCAATCTTATAATTGTAGGTTGGGTTGAGCGATAGGGAAACCCAACCCTGTACGATCGCAATTATTTTGGCTGGTATGGATGATTTTTAATCCAATGTTCCGCAATATCAATCCGGCGACAAATCCAAACTTTTTCGTGCTTTTGCACATAGTCTAAAAATCGCGCCAGTGCAGCCGTTCGTCCCGGTCGTCCCGCCAGCCTGGTATGCAATCCCACAGACATCATCTTCGGTGCTACTTCGCCTTCTTTATAAAGCACATCGAAAGCATCCTTGAGATAAGTAAAAAAGTCATCGCCGCTATTAAATCCGGGCGCAACCGAAAATTTCATATCATTATTATCGAGAGTGTAAGGTATCACGAGATGGGGTTTTCCTTCCACTTCCACCCAATAAGGCAAATCATCATTGTACGCATCTGAATCGTAAAGAAAACCACCTTCTTCTACGATTAAATTGCGCGTATTTAAACTCGGTGCGTAACGACAATACCACCCCAACGGACGGCTACCAGTGGTTTTTTCCAGCGATTTAATCGCACGCTGAATATGTTCCCGTTCCTCCTCTTCACTTAATAAGTGATAGCCGATCCAGCGCCAACCGTGACAGCAGATATCGTATCCAGCCCCAACAATAGCGTCTGCCGCTTCTGGATTGCGCTCCAAGGCCAATGCAGCACCAAAAACGGTAATTTTGATGTCGCGTTCTGCAAACAGCCGCATCAACCGCCAAAACCCCGATCGACTGCCATATTCGTACACCGATTCCACGATTAAATCCCGATTTCCTGGCCCCATCGACGCGCCGGGAACTTCCCACAAATAAGTTTCCGAGTGGTTATCGCCATCCGGGATAGAATATTCCGAACCTTCCTCATAATTCATGACGATTTGTAAAGCGATTCGGGCATCTCCCGGCCATTTTGGGTGCGGTGGATTCGCACCGTAACCGACCATATCGCGGGGGTAAACTGTAGTCATGGCAACTTCCTCTTTTTGTGATTTTTGTTACAGTTGTTTGGTACAATCTTTTGGGATTTTAAAGAGCGAGGCTTTTTAATATTATCAATCCAAAATCTCAAATCGATATGAACTACGAAATCAGCTACGGTAAAGAAGAAGTTACGGTTTATCGCACTTACGGTAAACCGATGTTGGGATTGACAAAAATACCTGAGTCGGCGTTTGCTGGCAAAGAAAATATTCTGTTTGCTGTCGATGTTGGCGTGGAGGTATTTGGCAATAATTTTCTGCTAGCTTACACGGAGGGGGATAATCGAAATGTGGTCGCTACGGATACGATGAAAAACTTTGTTTTGCAAAATGCGATCGCATACAATGATTCTACCCTAGAAGGTTTCCTCTATTTTCTCGGTCAGCAATTTTTGGCAACTTATCCCCAAATGTCTTCCCTGCGGATAACGGGAAAGGAACAACCGTTTATAGCGGCATCAGTTCCGCAAGATGGTAGTTTTGTAGATAGCAATGTTTTGTTTAGTAGGCTGCATGACGATAGTGCGATCGCAACTCTTTATATTGACCGAGATGACGATAACATAAAAATAGTATCTCACGAATGCGGACGAGTGGGATTGCAGTTAATTAAGATTACCGGAAGTTCCTTTGCCAGTTTCGATCGCGACAACTATACCACATTACCCGAACGGATCGATCGCCCCCTATTCATCTATCTGGATGTCTTCTGGAAATACACCGATGCGGGGAATGCAATCAACCCCGACTTATCCCAATACATCGCACCCGAACAAGTGCGCGATTTGGTGCAAGTTGTCTTCCATGAATTTGTCAGCAAATCGATTCAGCATCTCATCCACGAAATGGGAACTAGATTGTTAAATCGTTTCCCCCAAATGACAGAAGTTTCCTTCACCGCCCAAAATCGTCTTTGGGATAGCGCATTTGTTTCTGAAGATAACGAAAAAATCAAATCTTATTGCGATCCGCGTCCTCCCTACGGAATGATTAAATTAAAACTAACCAGAGACTAATCAAGAATGCCAGGTAAACTCACCACCCACGTACTCGACACAGCGCAAGGTATTCCCGCTGCAAATATGGAAATAGAATTGTGGTTTCTTACCCCGCAGAATGATGGTAGAAAGTTACTTAAAATAGTGCATACAAATCAAGATGGACGTATTGATGCACCATTACTTTCTGAGGGTGAATTAGAGGTGGGTGTTTACGAGTTGATATTTGATGTGGGAAAATACTTTACCGCACAGTCAATTAAAACGCCTCAACCACATTTTCTCGATCGCGTTCCGGTGCGTTTTGGGATTGCGGATATTCACGCGCATTATCACGTACCTTTGTTGGTGTCGCCTTGGTCGTATAGTACTTATCGCGGGAGTTAATAGGATTTAGGTTTAACCACAGATATCAGCAGATGAACGCAGATGAACACAGATGTTGATTAGAATTTTTGGAGGGGAGATAATAGACTGATGAGGTATCAAATAGCTGAGATTAATCAACTGAGTCAGCAAGATTTTATCGAAGTTTTAGGTGGAATTTTTGAGGATTCGCCTTGGGTAGCTGAAAAAGTTTATCGTAAGCGACCTTTTGCAGATTTGTCATCTTTACATCAGGCGATGGTGGGAGTGGTGCGAAATGCAAGTTTGGAGGAACAGTTGGAACTAATTCGATCGCATCCGGATTTGGGAAGTAAACTTAGAATGAGTGAATCTTCCGTGCAAGAACAAGCTGGTGCTGGATTGGATCGGTTAAGTGGTGAAGAGTTCGATCGCTTTCATTCCCTCAACCAAAGATACAAGAAAAAGTTTGGTTTTCCATTTATCATCGCCGTGAAAAATCATACTAAACAAAGCATCCTCAATGCTTTTTCTCAAAGATTAGAAAACCCCAAGGATGCAGAAATACAAACAGCTTTGCAAGAAATTGCCCAGATTGCTTGGCTTCGTTTGCGTGAAATTATTCAATCTTGACAATTACCCAGTAACATTCGCGCCTCAATTGCTTCCCAAATTTTTGGGGACATCCGCACTGCGGCTTGTTTGCACTTTACTATCAGCAAATTGGCATAGAGGTAATCTTCGAGAGCCTGTAATTCTTGACAGCATAAGCAAATTAGTTCGGGCTTAATCTTAAGAGCATTTAACCAGGTTTGAGAGACGCGATTGTTGAATCCTTGATGCACGTTGTCAGATCGATCAATACCCGGAGCTTTCGCTTTCAGCACTTCTAGTCGAGCAATTAGGACGGTAAAATTTACATCTTTGAAAATTTTGATATCCTGCAATTCTTGAGCGAGAGCGCGTGTGAGGGCGCGGGAGAAGGCGCGGGTGTGAGTGGCGGGACGGCAAGGAGTACGGGTAGAATTAAGAGTGCGTTCTAAGTTAGGATTAACAGCACGAGCAAGATCGAGAACGCGAGTTATTTCGAGGATACGACCGAGATTTGGACTGAGAATGCTGGCGAGTTCGTGAGCGCGATCGCGACCCAAAGCTAAGAACAAAGCAGTGGTTCGTTTAGCAGCTGGTTTAAAGTTTCCTTCCGTCCCTTCTGTCACCTGGTTTGACCAATTAAGTAGACCTTGTAATTTAGGAGTATTGATATGCTTTTGCGCTTCCTTTTCCATCATTAACAGCAACTCATCTGCCCCGCCGCGCATCAGTCCCGTTACTAGCAAAAATACTTCTTGCCAACGTTTATCGTTCAGGTGTTCGGCGACTAACTTCGGGATTTGGTAATGGTCGGTAATGTATTGAGCGGTTAAATATTCCTGAAGCGTTAAATGGGAAAATGAAAACACATCCTCTGCTCTTTCTACCAGGATTCCTTGTTGAACTGCGATCGCCTTCAAAACTCCTTCACCATCTAAATGCTTCGGTGCATTCAAATTACTAGCCAAGAAAGCCTTGATTTGACTAACAACCTCCTGCTGCGAAAAAAACAGTCGATCTGCCTCAAACCCTATATGGGCAATTTCCGCTAGTAAAATCTCTTCTAACTCCGTCCTCATTCCTTGATAAATTTCATCCTGCAAAATCCGCTTTTCCGCCGCCCATTCTTCTAACAAAACTCTCAGAGCTTTGCGGTAAAGAATACTGCGATTAGCCGGAAAGTTTTGCGAACGATCGTAAACCAGACACAGCAAAGTTAGCAACAAAGGAGTCTGAGCTAATTCTTTAGCTGCCGCATTTTCTCGTTTTTGGAGTAGTTGCCAGCACTTTTGGGCAGTGCCTAATTTTTTATCGAGTTCCGAATGAAACCAATTGCCAATAAATTGTTTAATTTGGGCATTGTCAAACTCTGCCATTGCCACATCAGTAAAGCGGCGAAAGTTTTGTCGGTATGCAGCCGTTCTGCAAGAAATAATAAACCGATTATTCTTGTAGAGATCGACAAAGTTTTGAATTTGGCCGATCGTCTCATTCATCACTTTAGCTGGCACTTCATCCAACCCATCCAGCAAAATTAACAGCTTTCCTTGCTCTAGTAATTTTGTCGTTGATTCTTCTGGGTTGGGAAAGTCGCAAAGACGAAACTCTTCAACAATCGATTTTTGCACATCCATATTTTCGGATCTAAATCCTTTCAACTCGATAAAAACGGGGATACACTCATGCTCAAATCCTCCTTGAAAGCCTTTTAAGACTTCCAGTCCCAGCTTCCGCAAAAAGGTAGATTTACCCGCGCCAGGGCCACCGAGTACCATTAAGTATTGCTTCTCGTTAGCAACTTTCAGTCCGTCTCGCTTCAGGCAATTTTTCGGTTGAAAACTTCGGGTTTCTCGGTAAGATATTTCTAAGTTTTCAATTGATTCAAAACGGCGGATATCCCACTTATCCAAAAACTGAACGGCGGTATATACTGATTCCAATGCGACAGGTTCGCGCATACCCAATACTTTTAAGATGCCGTGGCGATCGCTGTAGTTTTGGACGTATTGTTTGGAAGCTGTAAATATTAGATTTTGAACTTTTTTATCCACAGTTTCGCCCAATTGCCCTAAAATTTTACCTCCTGTTTCCCAAGCGTTTTTGACAAATATTCCAGCTAAGTTTTTGGCTGCTTCTAAAGCGATCGTTTCAACTCCGAGCATACTGTTATCCTTGAATATTGAGTGCAAGGTATGGCTAGTAATACTAATAAAAAGCACGCTCGTCTCTAAGTAAACCTCTTGTCAAAACAAGCAGTCGAGGTTATTAGAGGCAAACACAATACTATATAATTATCAACAAACTTTTAAATCTGGCGACTCACCCATTCCAGGTATTTTTCAAAATTATCAGGGCATTTATCGTCCCCTAATCTACCCCATTAATTCCTTTTTATCTCAATCCGGTGTTGCGAACAATAACTCGATCGCCTCTCCTTACACGCTGGGGGAGAGGTAAAGCTATTTAAGGAAAGGCGATATGGGCTACGCGCAGGCTACGCCAACGCACTTTTCCAAAGATATCCCAAATCCTTTATTATCCCACAACTGCTGCCACTTCTACATATTCGCATTCAGTAGTTGGTTGAGGAATAGGTAAACCATCTTCTTGCATTCCTTCTAAATGAAATTCGATCGCTTCTTGAATATTTTGTTTCACTTCTTCTATAGTATCTCCAACACTTACGCACCCAGGTAAATCGGGAACGTAAGCGGAATAATTACCTTCTGCTTTTTCAATCACCACCGCGTAACGCATTATTCCTCCAATTGCAATAGGTTGGTTTTCACCTCCGCGAAATCCAACCTCCCATTTTTTGATTAATTTTCCCGATGCCTATATTTCTATCTCAATCCGGTACTGCGAACAATAACGCTAGCACCTTTCCTTACCGTTAAGGTTGAGGGTGCGTTACCGTTTTGAGTAACGGGAGAAGTAATCGCATAAGAATATTCTCCATTACGCCAAGCCTTTGTGCAAACTCCATCTCGGCAAGTAATTGTACCGTTTCTTAAAGAGATACA
This genomic stretch from Aerosakkonema funiforme FACHB-1375 harbors:
- a CDS encoding allophanate hydrolase-related protein, with translation MESKLFFICGSALRGQPDHQNLQSAKFIKEAVTLPKYRMHAVEKDWHPGVYEVEEGGIAIAGEVYELTAEQYDYLLSTEPPNLYAGKVVLSDGEEVTAMLYPRELAEQYQWPDVSNFGGWAAYKKSKQ
- a CDS encoding tetratricopeptide repeat protein, which produces MPMLVRSPIKILAFIPLLISVQLPLLCNFSASSLASQVEAETGRDRQAEADRLQQQGFAQAQKNRQYEAALNSWQKALTIYREIKNRLGEAQALGNIGYAYFLLEEREKAIQYLQQNLAIARQIKHRQEEADALGNIGTVYYSLGDYRKAIDYYNQSLAIQREVKNRQGEAICLQNLVTAYRYLGEYDKATEYEQQILAIANTQAEANSTTRLWQQFKIVERYPNL
- the puuE gene encoding allantoinase PuuE, translated to MTTVYPRDMVGYGANPPHPKWPGDARIALQIVMNYEEGSEYSIPDGDNHSETYLWEVPGASMGPGNRDLIVESVYEYGSRSGFWRLMRLFAERDIKITVFGAALALERNPEAADAIVGAGYDICCHGWRWIGYHLLSEEEEREHIQRAIKSLEKTTGSRPLGWYCRYAPSLNTRNLIVEEGGFLYDSDAYNDDLPYWVEVEGKPHLVIPYTLDNNDMKFSVAPGFNSGDDFFTYLKDAFDVLYKEGEVAPKMMSVGLHTRLAGRPGRTAALARFLDYVQKHEKVWICRRIDIAEHWIKNHPYQPK
- the pucL gene encoding factor-independent urate hydroxylase, whose protein sequence is MNYEISYGKEEVTVYRTYGKPMLGLTKIPESAFAGKENILFAVDVGVEVFGNNFLLAYTEGDNRNVVATDTMKNFVLQNAIAYNDSTLEGFLYFLGQQFLATYPQMSSLRITGKEQPFIAASVPQDGSFVDSNVLFSRLHDDSAIATLYIDRDDDNIKIVSHECGRVGLQLIKITGSSFASFDRDNYTTLPERIDRPLFIYLDVFWKYTDAGNAINPDLSQYIAPEQVRDLVQVVFHEFVSKSIQHLIHEMGTRLLNRFPQMTEVSFTAQNRLWDSAFVSEDNEKIKSYCDPRPPYGMIKLKLTRD
- the uraH gene encoding hydroxyisourate hydrolase: MPGKLTTHVLDTAQGIPAANMEIELWFLTPQNDGRKLLKIVHTNQDGRIDAPLLSEGELEVGVYELIFDVGKYFTAQSIKTPQPHFLDRVPVRFGIADIHAHYHVPLLVSPWSYSTYRGS
- the uraD gene encoding 2-oxo-4-hydroxy-4-carboxy-5-ureidoimidazoline decarboxylase, with product MRYQIAEINQLSQQDFIEVLGGIFEDSPWVAEKVYRKRPFADLSSLHQAMVGVVRNASLEEQLELIRSHPDLGSKLRMSESSVQEQAGAGLDRLSGEEFDRFHSLNQRYKKKFGFPFIIAVKNHTKQSILNAFSQRLENPKDAEIQTALQEIAQIAWLRLREIIQS
- a CDS encoding NACHT domain-containing protein, translating into MLGVETIALEAAKNLAGIFVKNAWETGGKILGQLGETVDKKVQNLIFTASKQYVQNYSDRHGILKVLGMREPVALESVYTAVQFLDKWDIRRFESIENLEISYRETRSFQPKNCLKRDGLKVANEKQYLMVLGGPGAGKSTFLRKLGLEVLKGFQGGFEHECIPVFIELKGFRSENMDVQKSIVEEFRLCDFPNPEESTTKLLEQGKLLILLDGLDEVPAKVMNETIGQIQNFVDLYKNNRFIISCRTAAYRQNFRRFTDVAMAEFDNAQIKQFIGNWFHSELDKKLGTAQKCWQLLQKRENAAAKELAQTPLLLTLLCLVYDRSQNFPANRSILYRKALRVLLEEWAAEKRILQDEIYQGMRTELEEILLAEIAHIGFEADRLFFSQQEVVSQIKAFLASNLNAPKHLDGEGVLKAIAVQQGILVERAEDVFSFSHLTLQEYLTAQYITDHYQIPKLVAEHLNDKRWQEVFLLVTGLMRGGADELLLMMEKEAQKHINTPKLQGLLNWSNQVTEGTEGNFKPAAKRTTALFLALGRDRAHELASILSPNLGRILEITRVLDLARAVNPNLERTLNSTRTPCRPATHTRAFSRALTRALAQELQDIKIFKDVNFTVLIARLEVLKAKAPGIDRSDNVHQGFNNRVSQTWLNALKIKPELICLCCQELQALEDYLYANLLIVKCKQAAVRMSPKIWEAIEARMLLGNCQD
- a CDS encoding type II toxin-antitoxin system HicB family antitoxin; its protein translation is MRYAVVIEKAEGNYSAYVPDLPGCVSVGDTIEEVKQNIQEAIEFHLEGMQEDGLPIPQPTTECEYVEVAAVVG